A single region of the Triplophysa dalaica isolate WHDGS20190420 chromosome 15, ASM1584641v1, whole genome shotgun sequence genome encodes:
- the vps39 gene encoding vam6/Vps39-like protein isoform X1 — translation MHDAYEPVPILEKLPLQIECLAAWDDWLLVGTKPGHLLLYRIMKDAGTNRFEVTLEKSNKNFSKKIQQLFVVSQYKILVSLLENNIHVHDLLTFQQITVVSKAKGATLFACDLQQSSSGEAKLRMCVAVKRKIQLYYWKDRDFHELQGDFAAPDIPKSMAWCENSICVGFKRDYYLIRMDGRGTVKELFPTGKQLEPLVAPLADGKVAVGQDDLTVVLNEEGVCTQKCALNWTDIPVAMEHQPPYIIAVLPRYVEIRTLEPRLLVQSVELQRPRFITSAGSNVVYVASNHFVWRLVPVSIASQIRQLLQDKQFELALQLAKMKDDSDADKRQQIHHIQNLFAFNLFCQKRFDDSMQVFAKLGTDPTHVIGLYPDLLPSDYRKQLHYPNPLPTLSGAELEKAHLALIDYLTQKRSHLVKQLNDSDPSTTSPLMEGTPTIKSRKKLLQIIDTTLLKCYLHTNVALVSPLLRLENNHCHIEESEYVLKKAHKYSELIILYEKKGLHQKALQVLLDQSTKANSPLKGHERTVQYLQRLCVENLGIIFEFSPWVLKICPEDGLKIFTEDLTEVETLPRDKVLNFLKEGFKELAIPYLEHIIYVWEEKRAEFHNVLIQLYLEKVQGLMKEYLNSLPEGVPAVSAGKENGELGEFRNKLLSFLEISSTYEPERLISDFPFDGLLEERALLLGRMGKHEQALFIYVHILKDTHMAEEYCHSHYDPDTNGHKDVYLSLLRMYLSPPDVHFLGPIKMELCEPQANLQAALTVLQLHHSKLNTTKAINLLPANTQIREIQVFLENVLEEKAGRKRFDQILKSLLQAEFLRVQEERIFHQQVKCVITDEKICRVCKKKIGNSAFARYPNGVVVHYFCCKDRSTCPSE, via the exons CTGTTTGTGGTGTCCCAGTACAAGATTTTGGTTAGTCTGTTGG AAAATAACATCCACGTTCACGACCTGCTCACGTTCCAGCAGATCACAGTGGTGTCCAAAGCCAAAGGGGCAACACTTTTTGCCTGTGACTTGCAG CAGTCCAGCTCAGGTGAGGCCAAACTGCGAATGTGTGTGGCAGTCAAGAGGAAAATCCAGCTGTATTACTGGAAGGACAGAGATTTTCATGAATTACAG GGAGATTTTGCTGCTCCAGATATTCCTAAATCCATGGCTTGGTGTGAGAACTCAATATGTGTGGGTTTCAAACGAGACTACTATCTCATTCGG ATGGATGGCCGTGGCACTGTAAAGGAGCTCTTTCCCACAGGGAAACAGCTGGAACCATTGGTCGCCCCACTGGCTGATGGGAAGGTGGCAGTAGGTCAGGATGACCTCACGGTGGTCCTGAATGAAGAAGGGGTCTGCACTCAGAAATGTGCCCTCAACTGGACAGACATTCCTGTTGCAATGG AGCACCAGCCACCGTACATAATCGCAGTCCTGCCGCGGTACGTGGAGATCCGCACGCTGGAGCCCAGACTGCTGGTGCAGAGCGTGGAACTGCAGAGACCCCGATTCATCACTTCAGCCGG GTCAAATGTTGTGTATGTAGCAAGCAATCATTTTGTTTGGCGTTTGGTGCCAGTGTCTATAGCCAGCCAGATCCGACAGCTGTTACAGGACAAACAGTTTGAGCTGGCGCTTCAGCTGGCG AAAATGAAGGACGACTCGGATGCAGACAAGAGACAACAGATCCATCACATTCAGAACCTGTTTGCCTTCAATCTGTTCTGTCAGAAACGCTTCGATGACTCCATGCAGGTGTTTGCAAAGTTAGGCACAG ATCCTACTCATGTTATTGGACTGTATCCAGACCTGCTTCCCTCTGACTATCGTAAACAGTTGCATTACCCCAATCCTCTGCCCACACTGTCTGGAGCTGAACTGGAGAAAGCTCATTTGGCACTCATAGACTACCTAACACAG AAACGCAGTCATCTGGTGAAGCAACTGAACGACTCGGATCCCTCCACCACATCTCCTCTCATGGAGGGAACACCGACCATCAAGAGCCGCAAGAAACTCCTTCAGATCATCGATACCACACTGCTCAAATGTTATCTCCAT ACAAACGTGGCCTTAGTTTCGCCTCTCCTGCGACTGGAGAACAATCACTGTCACATAGAGGAGAGCGAGTATGTGCTGAAGAAAGCCCACAAATATAGCGAGCTCATCATTCTCTATGAGAAGAAAGGCCTTCATCAGAAAG CTCTGCAGGTTCTGCTGGATCAGTCCACTAAAGCCAACTCACCTCTGAAAGGTCATGAGAGGACAGTCCAGTATCTTCAGAGACTCT GTGTTGAGAACCTGGGCATTATTTTCGAGTTTTCGCCTTGGGTTTTGAAGATATGTCCAGAGGACGGCCTGAAG ATCTTCACAGAGGACCTGACGGAGGTGGAGACTTTACCCAGAGATAAGGTGCTGAACTTTCTGAAGGAGGGTTTTAAGGAACTGGCCATCCCGTACCTGGAGCACATCATATACGTATGGGAGGAGAAAAGGGCAGAGTTTCACAACGTTCTGATTCAGCTCTATCTGGAGAAGGTGCAGGGTCTCATGAAAGAGTATCTGAACTCACTGCCTGAAG GAGTTCCCGCCGTGTCTGCAGGAAAGGAGAACGGGGAGCTCGGGGAGTTCCGCAACAAGCTTCTGTCGTTTCTGGAAATTTCCAGCACTTATGAGCCTGAGAGACTCATCAGCGATTTCCCGTTTGACG GACTGCTGGAGGAGAGAGCTCTGCTCTTGGGTCGGATGGGCAAACACGAGCAGGCTCTCTTCATCTATGTTCACATTCTGAAAGACACACACATGGCTGAAGA GTACTGCCACAGTCATTATGACCCTGACACTAACGGCCATAAAGAT GTGTATCTGTCTCTGCTGCGCATGTATCTGTCTCCTCCAGACGTGCACTTCTTGGGTCCCATCAAGATGGAGCTGTGTGAGCCACAAGCCAATCTTCAGGCAGCCCTGACGGTTCTTCAGCTTCACCACAGCAAACTCAACACCACCAAA GCCATAAATCTATTGCCAGCCAACACACAGATCAGAGAGATCCAGGTCTTTCTGGAGAATGTGTTGGAGGAGAAAGCTGGACGGAAGCGATTTGATCAGATCCTGAAGAGTCTCCTGCAGGCAGAGTTTCTGCGA GTTCAGGAGGAGCGAATCTTTCACCAGCAGGTGAAGTGTGTCATCACAGATGAGAAGATCTGTCGAGTGTGTAAGAAGAAGATCGGTAACAG TGCCTTTGCCAGGTATCCCAACGGTGTGGTGGTTCACTACTTCTGCTGTAAAGACCGCAGCACGTGTCCCAGCGAATAG
- the vps39 gene encoding vam6/Vps39-like protein isoform X2, with translation MHDAYEPVPILEKLPLQIECLAAWDDWLLVGTKPGHLLLYRIMKDAGTNRFEVTLEKSNKNFSKKIQQLFVVSQYKILVSLLENNIHVHDLLTFQQITVVSKAKGATLFACDLQSSSGEAKLRMCVAVKRKIQLYYWKDRDFHELQGDFAAPDIPKSMAWCENSICVGFKRDYYLIRMDGRGTVKELFPTGKQLEPLVAPLADGKVAVGQDDLTVVLNEEGVCTQKCALNWTDIPVAMEHQPPYIIAVLPRYVEIRTLEPRLLVQSVELQRPRFITSAGSNVVYVASNHFVWRLVPVSIASQIRQLLQDKQFELALQLAKMKDDSDADKRQQIHHIQNLFAFNLFCQKRFDDSMQVFAKLGTDPTHVIGLYPDLLPSDYRKQLHYPNPLPTLSGAELEKAHLALIDYLTQKRSHLVKQLNDSDPSTTSPLMEGTPTIKSRKKLLQIIDTTLLKCYLHTNVALVSPLLRLENNHCHIEESEYVLKKAHKYSELIILYEKKGLHQKALQVLLDQSTKANSPLKGHERTVQYLQRLCVENLGIIFEFSPWVLKICPEDGLKIFTEDLTEVETLPRDKVLNFLKEGFKELAIPYLEHIIYVWEEKRAEFHNVLIQLYLEKVQGLMKEYLNSLPEGVPAVSAGKENGELGEFRNKLLSFLEISSTYEPERLISDFPFDGLLEERALLLGRMGKHEQALFIYVHILKDTHMAEEYCHSHYDPDTNGHKDVYLSLLRMYLSPPDVHFLGPIKMELCEPQANLQAALTVLQLHHSKLNTTKAINLLPANTQIREIQVFLENVLEEKAGRKRFDQILKSLLQAEFLRVQEERIFHQQVKCVITDEKICRVCKKKIGNSAFARYPNGVVVHYFCCKDRSTCPSE, from the exons CTGTTTGTGGTGTCCCAGTACAAGATTTTGGTTAGTCTGTTGG AAAATAACATCCACGTTCACGACCTGCTCACGTTCCAGCAGATCACAGTGGTGTCCAAAGCCAAAGGGGCAACACTTTTTGCCTGTGACTTGCAG TCCAGCTCAGGTGAGGCCAAACTGCGAATGTGTGTGGCAGTCAAGAGGAAAATCCAGCTGTATTACTGGAAGGACAGAGATTTTCATGAATTACAG GGAGATTTTGCTGCTCCAGATATTCCTAAATCCATGGCTTGGTGTGAGAACTCAATATGTGTGGGTTTCAAACGAGACTACTATCTCATTCGG ATGGATGGCCGTGGCACTGTAAAGGAGCTCTTTCCCACAGGGAAACAGCTGGAACCATTGGTCGCCCCACTGGCTGATGGGAAGGTGGCAGTAGGTCAGGATGACCTCACGGTGGTCCTGAATGAAGAAGGGGTCTGCACTCAGAAATGTGCCCTCAACTGGACAGACATTCCTGTTGCAATGG AGCACCAGCCACCGTACATAATCGCAGTCCTGCCGCGGTACGTGGAGATCCGCACGCTGGAGCCCAGACTGCTGGTGCAGAGCGTGGAACTGCAGAGACCCCGATTCATCACTTCAGCCGG GTCAAATGTTGTGTATGTAGCAAGCAATCATTTTGTTTGGCGTTTGGTGCCAGTGTCTATAGCCAGCCAGATCCGACAGCTGTTACAGGACAAACAGTTTGAGCTGGCGCTTCAGCTGGCG AAAATGAAGGACGACTCGGATGCAGACAAGAGACAACAGATCCATCACATTCAGAACCTGTTTGCCTTCAATCTGTTCTGTCAGAAACGCTTCGATGACTCCATGCAGGTGTTTGCAAAGTTAGGCACAG ATCCTACTCATGTTATTGGACTGTATCCAGACCTGCTTCCCTCTGACTATCGTAAACAGTTGCATTACCCCAATCCTCTGCCCACACTGTCTGGAGCTGAACTGGAGAAAGCTCATTTGGCACTCATAGACTACCTAACACAG AAACGCAGTCATCTGGTGAAGCAACTGAACGACTCGGATCCCTCCACCACATCTCCTCTCATGGAGGGAACACCGACCATCAAGAGCCGCAAGAAACTCCTTCAGATCATCGATACCACACTGCTCAAATGTTATCTCCAT ACAAACGTGGCCTTAGTTTCGCCTCTCCTGCGACTGGAGAACAATCACTGTCACATAGAGGAGAGCGAGTATGTGCTGAAGAAAGCCCACAAATATAGCGAGCTCATCATTCTCTATGAGAAGAAAGGCCTTCATCAGAAAG CTCTGCAGGTTCTGCTGGATCAGTCCACTAAAGCCAACTCACCTCTGAAAGGTCATGAGAGGACAGTCCAGTATCTTCAGAGACTCT GTGTTGAGAACCTGGGCATTATTTTCGAGTTTTCGCCTTGGGTTTTGAAGATATGTCCAGAGGACGGCCTGAAG ATCTTCACAGAGGACCTGACGGAGGTGGAGACTTTACCCAGAGATAAGGTGCTGAACTTTCTGAAGGAGGGTTTTAAGGAACTGGCCATCCCGTACCTGGAGCACATCATATACGTATGGGAGGAGAAAAGGGCAGAGTTTCACAACGTTCTGATTCAGCTCTATCTGGAGAAGGTGCAGGGTCTCATGAAAGAGTATCTGAACTCACTGCCTGAAG GAGTTCCCGCCGTGTCTGCAGGAAAGGAGAACGGGGAGCTCGGGGAGTTCCGCAACAAGCTTCTGTCGTTTCTGGAAATTTCCAGCACTTATGAGCCTGAGAGACTCATCAGCGATTTCCCGTTTGACG GACTGCTGGAGGAGAGAGCTCTGCTCTTGGGTCGGATGGGCAAACACGAGCAGGCTCTCTTCATCTATGTTCACATTCTGAAAGACACACACATGGCTGAAGA GTACTGCCACAGTCATTATGACCCTGACACTAACGGCCATAAAGAT GTGTATCTGTCTCTGCTGCGCATGTATCTGTCTCCTCCAGACGTGCACTTCTTGGGTCCCATCAAGATGGAGCTGTGTGAGCCACAAGCCAATCTTCAGGCAGCCCTGACGGTTCTTCAGCTTCACCACAGCAAACTCAACACCACCAAA GCCATAAATCTATTGCCAGCCAACACACAGATCAGAGAGATCCAGGTCTTTCTGGAGAATGTGTTGGAGGAGAAAGCTGGACGGAAGCGATTTGATCAGATCCTGAAGAGTCTCCTGCAGGCAGAGTTTCTGCGA GTTCAGGAGGAGCGAATCTTTCACCAGCAGGTGAAGTGTGTCATCACAGATGAGAAGATCTGTCGAGTGTGTAAGAAGAAGATCGGTAACAG TGCCTTTGCCAGGTATCCCAACGGTGTGGTGGTTCACTACTTCTGCTGTAAAGACCGCAGCACGTGTCCCAGCGAATAG